The following coding sequences are from one Deltaproteobacteria bacterium window:
- the uvrA gene encoding excinuclease ABC subunit UvrA, which yields MQTDEIIIRGARQHNLKDIDVTLPRNKLVVVTGLSGSGKSTLAFDTLYAEGQRRYVESLSTYARQFLERMEKPDVDLIEGLSPAIAIEQRSAGHNPRSTVGTVTEIYDYLRLLFARVGTAHCYQCGRPITPQSVDQILDRVMQRPAGTKLIVLAPLVADQKGSQRKLLNRLTKEGYARVKVDGTIRELETIGTLDKRQRHTIDVVVDRLVVKNAMRNRLADSLELALSLSGGLVTFDIPGQDSILFSEKAACRHCGISYPEFSPASFSFNSPQGACPKCNGLGAITDIDPDLIVPNPDLSIREGAVKPWANRNTVHFAEFLDALTAHYRTDIYTPYKDLPQQFRNVLLYGSEGEEIPFYFERNRRRVTYRKTYEGIIPNLTRRYMETGSASSREEIKQYMSFNPCRACGGAKLNRASRAVKINGLNIHEISKLSVSGAIEFFGVFQLSGKKSIIAEKILKEVRERLGFIAHVGLPYLTLDRSANTLSGGESQRIRLATQIGSKLSGVLYVLDEPSIGLHQKDNQRLLDALKRMRDLGNTVIVVEHDDNTIQTADYVVDMGPGAGVNGGRVVFSGPPEALVNHPDSLTGLYLSGRKRIELPDRRRAGNGHKVTLHGAAQNNLKNIDVSIPLGRLTCITGVSGSGKSSLILQTLFPALAQKLYHANIRAGAHTAITGLAHVDKVIHIDQSPIGRTPRSNPGTYTGVFSPIRDLFSRTPEARMRGYKGGRFSFNVKGGRCEACRGDGIVKIEMHFLPDVYVACDVCHGKRYNRETLEVKYKGRNIADVLHMTVNQALRFFERIDNISTKLRTLVEVGLGYIQIGQPATTLSGGEAQRVKLARELGKKGTGRTIYILDEPTTGLHTDDIHKLLTVLNRLVDSGNTVVIIEHHMDVIKTADHVIDLGPEGGDEGGYVVGTGTPEAIAAIPESHTGRYLKRYLAK from the coding sequence ATGCAAACCGACGAAATCATCATCCGGGGTGCGCGCCAGCACAACCTGAAAGACATCGACGTCACCCTGCCGCGCAACAAGCTGGTAGTCGTTACCGGTCTTTCAGGATCAGGCAAGTCGACCCTTGCCTTTGACACGCTCTATGCCGAGGGCCAGCGCCGGTATGTGGAATCTCTCTCCACCTACGCCCGCCAATTCCTGGAACGCATGGAGAAACCGGATGTTGACCTGATCGAAGGCCTTTCCCCGGCCATCGCCATCGAGCAGCGGTCGGCCGGACACAACCCCCGGTCCACCGTGGGGACCGTAACGGAAATATACGACTACCTGCGACTCCTTTTTGCCCGGGTTGGAACGGCCCACTGTTACCAGTGCGGAAGACCGATAACTCCCCAGAGTGTCGACCAAATTCTGGACCGTGTCATGCAGCGGCCCGCAGGGACCAAACTGATCGTACTGGCCCCGCTGGTCGCCGATCAGAAAGGAAGCCAACGGAAACTTTTGAACCGTCTGACAAAAGAGGGGTATGCACGCGTCAAGGTTGATGGAACCATCCGGGAACTCGAAACGATCGGCACGCTCGACAAGCGCCAAAGGCACACCATCGATGTCGTTGTCGACCGTCTGGTGGTGAAAAACGCGATGCGCAACAGGCTTGCCGATTCTTTGGAGCTGGCCCTGTCGCTGTCAGGCGGCCTCGTCACCTTTGACATTCCCGGGCAGGACAGCATCCTTTTCAGTGAAAAGGCCGCCTGCCGGCATTGCGGGATCAGTTATCCGGAATTTTCACCGGCCTCGTTCTCCTTCAACTCCCCCCAGGGTGCCTGCCCGAAATGCAACGGACTGGGTGCCATTACCGACATCGACCCCGACCTGATCGTTCCCAACCCCGACCTGTCCATAAGAGAAGGGGCCGTGAAACCGTGGGCCAACCGAAATACGGTTCACTTTGCCGAATTTCTGGATGCCCTTACCGCGCACTACCGCACCGATATCTACACCCCCTATAAGGATCTCCCGCAGCAATTCAGGAACGTCCTTCTTTATGGGTCCGAAGGCGAGGAAATACCCTTCTACTTCGAACGCAACCGGCGCCGTGTCACCTACCGCAAAACTTACGAGGGCATCATCCCCAATCTTACGCGGCGTTACATGGAAACGGGATCCGCCAGTTCCAGAGAGGAGATCAAGCAGTACATGAGCTTCAACCCCTGTCGGGCCTGCGGGGGGGCCAAGCTGAACAGGGCCAGTCGCGCCGTCAAAATCAACGGTCTCAATATCCACGAAATCAGCAAGTTGTCCGTTTCAGGCGCCATCGAGTTCTTCGGCGTATTCCAACTTTCCGGAAAAAAAAGCATCATCGCCGAAAAAATTTTAAAGGAAGTCAGGGAACGCCTGGGTTTTATTGCCCACGTGGGGCTGCCCTACCTGACCCTGGACAGATCGGCCAACACCCTGTCGGGAGGCGAAAGCCAGCGCATCCGCCTGGCCACTCAGATCGGGTCGAAGTTGAGCGGCGTGCTCTATGTCCTGGACGAGCCCAGCATCGGTCTTCACCAGAAAGACAATCAACGCCTTTTGGACGCATTGAAGAGGATGCGCGATCTGGGCAATACGGTGATTGTCGTCGAACATGACGACAACACCATTCAGACGGCGGACTACGTGGTCGACATGGGACCGGGAGCCGGTGTCAACGGCGGCCGGGTGGTTTTTTCAGGCCCGCCCGAGGCGCTTGTCAACCATCCCGATTCCCTGACCGGGCTCTACCTCTCCGGCCGTAAACGCATCGAGCTCCCCGACCGGCGACGGGCAGGCAACGGGCACAAGGTCACGCTGCACGGCGCCGCGCAGAACAATTTGAAAAATATCGACGTTTCGATACCGCTGGGACGGCTGACCTGCATCACCGGCGTGTCGGGTTCCGGAAAATCCAGCCTTATTCTCCAGACCCTTTTCCCGGCCCTTGCTCAGAAGCTGTACCACGCCAACATTCGGGCGGGAGCTCATACGGCCATTACCGGGTTGGCACATGTGGACAAGGTCATCCACATCGACCAGTCCCCCATCGGAAGGACTCCCCGGTCCAACCCGGGAACCTACACCGGTGTGTTTTCCCCCATCCGCGACCTCTTTTCCAGAACGCCGGAGGCACGCATGCGGGGATACAAGGGCGGCCGTTTCAGCTTCAACGTCAAGGGCGGCCGGTGCGAAGCCTGCCGCGGGGACGGCATCGTCAAAATCGAAATGCACTTCCTGCCGGATGTTTACGTCGCCTGCGACGTGTGCCACGGCAAACGGTACAACCGGGAGACGCTCGAAGTTAAATACAAGGGGCGCAACATTGCCGACGTCCTGCACATGACGGTTAACCAGGCGCTCAGATTCTTTGAAAGAATAGACAACATCAGCACGAAGCTCCGGACCCTCGTGGAAGTCGGCCTGGGCTACATCCAAATCGGCCAGCCGGCCACGACGCTTTCCGGCGGGGAGGCGCAACGCGTAAAGCTGGCCCGCGAACTCGGTAAAAAAGGTACGGGCAGGACCATTTACATCCTGGACGAACCCACCACCGGACTTCACACGGACGATATCCACAAACTGCTCACCGTTCTGAACCGTCTGGTGGACAGCGGCAATACGGTCGTGATTATCGAACACCACATGGACGTGATCAAAACGGCCGACCACGTGATCGATCTCGGGCCGGAGGGCGGGGACGAAGGCGGGTATGTAGTGGGCACCGGCACCCCTGAGGCGATTGCCGCGATTCCGGAATCGCACACGGGGCGGTATTTGAAACGCTATCTTGCAAAATAA
- the atpE gene encoding ATP synthase F0 subunit C, whose product MEATALSFFIACVTAAGFGIAIAAFGCGLGQGLGLKSAVEGIARNPESSGKVTVTLLIGLAMIESLCIYALVVSLILIYAHPQAAAIAGLLGGH is encoded by the coding sequence ATGGAAGCAACAGCATTAAGTTTTTTTATTGCATGCGTAACAGCAGCAGGGTTCGGAATCGCCATTGCGGCCTTCGGCTGCGGCCTGGGTCAGGGCCTCGGCCTCAAATCGGCCGTTGAAGGCATTGCAAGAAACCCGGAATCGTCGGGTAAGGTTACCGTTACCCTGCTGATCGGTCTTGCCATGATCGAATCTCTCTGTATTTACGCACTGGTTGTTTCTCTGATTCTTATTTATGCACATCCGCAAGCCGCGGCGATCGCCGGTCTGCTGGGTGGTCATTAA
- the atpB gene encoding F0F1 ATP synthase subunit A: MEHPYLFFVKFFEVIGLAHFAHAYPHVVYMWVVMALLIILGAIAAKTVTLVPSKGQNFFEILISGLEEFAVTITGDEGRWLFPIVGTVFIFIAASNLIGLVPGFFPPTANLNTTLACALCVVVFTHVIGIKYHGAKYIKHFLGPVWWMIPIILPIEIIGHLARILSLSFRLFGNMMGHELVLGILFFLAGAFFAPLPIMALGIFVALVQAFVFFLLSVMYFTGAMEHAH, encoded by the coding sequence ATGGAACACCCCTATCTATTTTTTGTAAAGTTTTTTGAAGTGATCGGTTTAGCGCATTTTGCGCATGCCTACCCGCACGTCGTCTACATGTGGGTTGTCATGGCACTTCTTATCATCCTGGGTGCCATTGCGGCTAAGACGGTCACGCTGGTTCCTTCCAAAGGCCAGAACTTTTTTGAAATCCTCATTTCGGGTCTGGAAGAGTTCGCCGTGACGATCACCGGCGATGAGGGGCGCTGGCTTTTTCCGATAGTAGGCACCGTTTTTATTTTTATCGCCGCCAGCAACCTTATCGGGCTGGTACCCGGATTTTTTCCGCCGACGGCCAACCTCAACACGACCCTGGCATGCGCCCTCTGCGTCGTCGTTTTCACGCATGTCATCGGCATCAAATATCACGGGGCCAAATACATCAAACATTTCCTGGGACCTGTATGGTGGATGATCCCCATCATCCTGCCCATCGAGATCATTGGGCATCTTGCCCGGATACTTTCCCTTTCCTTCCGGCTTTTCGGGAACATGATGGGGCATGAACTGGTTCTGGGCATTCTTTTCTTTTTGGCGGGCGCCTTTTTCGCACCGCTGCCGATCATGGCCCTGGGTATTTTCGTGGCCCTGGTGCAGGCCTTTGTCTTTTTCCTGCTGTCGGTCATGTATTTTACCGGTGCCATGGAGCACGCGCACTAA
- a CDS encoding ATP synthase subunit I translates to MNIQERLLKFVTRSNWILFVAASTFGLLFCQAGFASGIIFGGLIVTINFHLLSRTLRKALTPPRLTSHNVVLAKYYLRFFVSGLILFILISRGYVEPLGLFVGLSVVVASIMLATLIEVKNLIFKEAL, encoded by the coding sequence GTGAACATACAGGAAAGACTTTTAAAATTCGTAACCCGATCCAACTGGATCCTTTTTGTCGCGGCTAGCACCTTCGGGCTTCTTTTCTGTCAGGCCGGCTTTGCCAGTGGCATTATCTTCGGTGGGCTCATCGTAACGATCAATTTTCATCTTTTGTCCCGGACCCTCCGCAAGGCCCTGACTCCGCCCAGGCTCACATCCCACAACGTTGTTCTGGCTAAATACTACCTGCGGTTCTTCGTAAGCGGACTGATCCTCTTCATTTTGATTTCCAGGGGCTACGTGGAGCCGTTGGGCCTGTTTGTCGGCCTGTCCGTCGTGGTCGCCAGCATCATGCTGGCCACGCTGATCGAGGTTAAAAATTTAATTTTCAAGGAGGCACTGTAA
- a CDS encoding AtpZ/AtpI family protein, protein MKEDTKRSIRELAYFSSIGLAVALSIFIGLAFGLWLDRKFGTAPWLMFVGLFMGIAAGYRNIGLAIRKSRKL, encoded by the coding sequence ATGAAAGAGGATACCAAGCGTTCGATAAGGGAGCTTGCCTACTTCAGCAGCATAGGCCTCGCGGTGGCGCTGTCCATTTTTATCGGTCTCGCTTTCGGACTGTGGCTGGACCGTAAATTCGGCACCGCCCCCTGGCTGATGTTTGTCGGTTTGTTCATGGGGATCGCGGCCGGATACCGCAATATCGGCCTGGCCATCAGAAAAAGTCGCAAACTCTAA
- a CDS encoding dihydroorotate dehydrogenase electron transfer subunit, which produces MKKTNTKRCLSGAKICSNREIGPGYFQMRIACDEGYRKAVPGQFVMIRLTGQTAPLLRRPFSIHNLVREAGRSIGFDILYKTVGAGTEALSMSRPGDVVDVLGPLGRGFSIRDGFKAVHMVAGGIGIAPFVFLAEHLRRRGMSGSQITLFIGGRSAGDLVCLDRFERLGIRIRITTDDGSAGSRCLVTQPLAESLGGERPDIVFACGPSSMLREVSAICRKEGIACQVSIETLMACGMGACLGCAVESSSPDSPYRHACIDGPVFDAGEIVL; this is translated from the coding sequence ATGAAAAAAACCAACACCAAACGGTGCTTGTCAGGCGCGAAGATATGCTCAAACCGCGAGATCGGCCCGGGATATTTTCAGATGCGCATTGCCTGTGACGAGGGCTACCGGAAAGCCGTGCCGGGGCAGTTTGTCATGATCCGCCTGACCGGGCAAACGGCGCCCCTGCTACGAAGGCCCTTTTCGATTCACAATCTGGTGAGGGAAGCGGGTCGCTCGATCGGCTTCGACATTCTGTACAAGACCGTTGGCGCCGGCACGGAGGCGCTTTCCATGAGCCGGCCCGGGGATGTGGTGGATGTCCTCGGGCCTCTTGGACGGGGGTTTTCGATTCGAGACGGATTCAAGGCCGTCCACATGGTAGCAGGCGGCATCGGCATCGCCCCGTTTGTTTTCCTGGCCGAACACCTGAGGCGGCGGGGCATGTCCGGTTCGCAGATTACGCTTTTCATCGGCGGCAGGTCGGCTGGAGACCTGGTGTGCCTTGACAGGTTCGAGCGCCTGGGCATCCGTATCAGGATTACCACCGATGACGGCAGCGCCGGAAGCCGTTGTCTGGTCACGCAACCGCTGGCCGAAAGCCTGGGCGGTGAAAGACCGGACATCGTGTTCGCGTGCGGCCCCAGCTCCATGCTGCGTGAGGTGTCGGCTATTTGCCGTAAGGAAGGCATTGCCTGCCAGGTTTCCATCGAGACGCTCATGGCCTGCGGTATGGGAGCCTGCCTGGGGTGCGCCGTGGAGAGCAGCTCGCCGGACTCGCCCTACCGGCATGCATGTATCGATGGGCCGGTATTCGATGCCGGAGAGATTGTTCTGTGA
- a CDS encoding glycosyltransferase family 2 protein — translation MANNLYGVCIVKNEADIITFSLTHASRFCKAIYVLDNGSTDDTWERVTALSARNPAIVPFEKKACRYGVGLRGYIYNRVRREFKEGDWVLILDSDEFLENDPEPDIAYCEGRGFELIFTLQAQFYVTPRDFEKPWYRKGHDSIDSFEVLPAHFQINYSEPRLFKHTSSLEWPDLDDRGNPTQISYPNGLGKRSPRKVVNRHYQYRSIPQMRQRLALRSRVHLETGRFKHNREEDFQTYIRDDRRLKSWQTGQQILPTPFDFFRLYLIKRSRRLRKIIADRTLLKR, via the coding sequence TTGGCTAACAACTTGTATGGCGTCTGCATCGTAAAGAATGAAGCGGACATTATCACTTTTTCGCTGACGCACGCGTCCAGATTCTGCAAAGCCATTTATGTCCTCGACAACGGCAGCACCGACGACACGTGGGAACGCGTGACAGCGCTCAGCGCACGCAACCCGGCGATCGTTCCATTTGAAAAAAAGGCGTGTCGCTACGGCGTGGGGCTGCGGGGGTATATCTACAACCGCGTCCGCCGGGAATTCAAAGAAGGTGACTGGGTCCTGATTCTCGACAGCGACGAATTTCTCGAAAACGATCCCGAACCGGACATCGCCTACTGTGAGGGCCGCGGCTTTGAATTGATTTTCACCCTCCAGGCCCAGTTTTACGTTACCCCGCGCGATTTTGAGAAACCATGGTACCGGAAAGGCCACGATTCGATCGACAGCTTCGAGGTCCTGCCGGCCCATTTCCAGATTAACTATAGCGAACCGAGGCTTTTCAAACACACGTCCTCTCTCGAGTGGCCGGACCTGGACGACCGGGGAAACCCCACTCAGATTTCCTATCCAAACGGACTGGGGAAACGGTCTCCCCGCAAGGTTGTCAATCGCCACTACCAATATCGTTCCATTCCCCAGATGCGACAACGCCTGGCGCTGCGATCGAGGGTCCATTTGGAAACCGGGCGGTTCAAGCACAATCGGGAAGAGGATTTCCAAACATATATCCGCGATGACCGGCGCTTGAAATCGTGGCAAACCGGCCAACAGATTCTTCCGACGCCTTTTGATTTTTTCAGGCTTTATCTCATAAAGCGATCCAGAAGACTCAGGAAAATAATTGCCGACAGGACCCTGCTGAAGAGATGA
- the pgeF gene encoding peptidoglycan editing factor PgeF, which produces MTASRENLETLQFPMLSEISHVQHAVFTRNGGFSKAPFDSLNVGFSVGDRDDVVSKNREAVAEYLRAGRLAFAGQVHGSDILVIEDVPGHGVNPPFFHAGTGDAMMTDLPGVYLVIQTADCQAVMLVDPQKNVVANAHVGWRGNTQNILGRTVGEMQRRFGSDPSDVRAAVGPSLGPCCAEFVNYRTEFPREFWRYRDDRDRFDLWAVSFDQLAAAGLPRENIWLSRVCTKCHDARFFSYRAHGVTGRFASAIGLRQDP; this is translated from the coding sequence GTGACGGCATCCAGAGAAAATTTGGAGACACTGCAATTTCCGATGCTTTCGGAAATTTCACATGTTCAGCACGCTGTCTTTACACGCAACGGCGGGTTCTCCAAGGCCCCTTTTGACAGTCTCAATGTAGGGTTCAGTGTGGGCGACCGCGACGATGTGGTTTCCAAGAACCGCGAGGCGGTTGCCGAATATCTCAGGGCAGGGCGGCTGGCTTTTGCCGGGCAGGTTCATGGCAGCGATATCCTGGTCATCGAAGATGTGCCCGGGCATGGCGTGAATCCCCCTTTTTTTCACGCCGGCACCGGGGATGCCATGATGACGGATCTTCCGGGCGTTTACCTGGTCATTCAGACGGCGGATTGTCAGGCTGTCATGTTGGTCGACCCGCAGAAAAATGTAGTCGCCAATGCGCATGTGGGATGGCGGGGAAATACGCAGAATATTCTCGGTCGAACGGTAGGCGAGATGCAGCGGAGGTTCGGCAGCGACCCTTCGGACGTGAGAGCGGCTGTCGGTCCGTCTCTCGGCCCCTGCTGTGCGGAATTCGTCAATTATCGGACGGAATTCCCTCGGGAATTCTGGCGTTACCGGGACGATCGAGACCGATTCGATCTGTGGGCCGTCAGTTTCGATCAGCTTGCGGCGGCAGGCCTGCCAAGAGAGAACATATGGTTAAGCAGGGTGTGTACGAAATGCCATGACGCACGGTTTTTTTCATACCGCGCCCACGGCGTCACGGGACGTTTCGCCTCCGCCATCGGCTTGCGGCAGGACCCGTGA
- a CDS encoding ComF family protein, with protein MLRIYNILKNALFPPVCKACGRFFHVAIDGRDPAAAKAPAGLEALFRRLMAEHLCHGCLKRFEAAESPICVRCGLIFKSRQGGDHLCGECLGGEKPFGIARAAGVYDQALMAVIHAFKYKGRIQLGPPLADLLAALYKRHWRERTIDLVIPVPLHPSRYRARGFNQAYLLTRSWGDPVDQGVLVRRRKTASQTGLGRRKRLTNIRGAFSVKSPAKVKNRRILLVDDVYTTGSTVNECARTLLKGGAREVDILTLARAV; from the coding sequence TTGCTAAGAATTTATAATATCCTGAAAAACGCCTTGTTTCCGCCTGTCTGCAAGGCGTGCGGCCGGTTTTTTCACGTGGCGATCGATGGGCGGGACCCGGCCGCCGCGAAAGCACCGGCCGGACTGGAGGCGCTCTTTCGCCGCCTGATGGCGGAGCACCTCTGTCACGGGTGCTTGAAGCGTTTCGAGGCCGCCGAATCTCCCATATGTGTTCGCTGCGGACTCATATTCAAAAGCAGGCAAGGCGGGGATCACCTGTGCGGGGAGTGTCTCGGCGGCGAAAAGCCCTTTGGCATCGCCAGGGCGGCCGGCGTCTACGACCAGGCGCTCATGGCGGTTATCCACGCCTTCAAATACAAGGGAAGGATCCAGCTGGGCCCTCCGTTGGCGGATCTTCTGGCCGCGCTTTACAAGCGCCACTGGCGGGAAAGGACGATCGACCTGGTCATACCTGTCCCTCTGCACCCCTCACGCTACCGGGCGCGTGGTTTCAACCAGGCCTATCTGCTGACGCGCTCCTGGGGAGACCCGGTGGACCAGGGCGTTCTTGTGCGCCGACGGAAGACGGCATCCCAAACGGGCCTGGGGAGGCGGAAACGGCTGACGAACATCCGAGGGGCCTTTTCGGTCAAAAGCCCGGCTAAAGTTAAAAACAGGCGTATTCTGCTGGTGGACGACGTTTACACCACCGGATCCACGGTGAACGAATGTGCCCGGACGCTTTTAAAAGGAGGCGCCAGGGAGGTGGATATCCTGACACTGGCGCGGGCCGTATGA